One segment of Haloplanus natans DSM 17983 DNA contains the following:
- a CDS encoding ABC transporter ATP-binding protein: MSDPILEVEDLRKTFGGIVAVDGATFDIAEGSITGLIGPNGAGKTTTFNLISGFYEPDGGVVRYDGRDLQEIMRPHRDETVIWGGASGITAGTLGGIVGLGPLGLGAAPALGTTLAGTALGAGGYLAKQRLTQRRPGHTNSRPYMLAREGLVRTFQLTRELGEMTALENLMLAPQGQAGENLANTWFRRDAVHEEEATVRARAEEMLELLEIEHVRDEPAGNLSGGQRKLLELGRVLMLEPRLILLDEPVAGVNPSLTKKLMARIERLRDEGYTFCIVEHDMEVIMELSDTIIVMNEGKKLVEGQPEEIRNDDAVIEAYLGV; the protein is encoded by the coding sequence ATGAGCGACCCCATCCTCGAAGTCGAGGACCTGCGCAAGACCTTCGGCGGCATCGTCGCCGTCGACGGCGCCACCTTCGACATCGCCGAGGGGTCGATCACGGGCCTCATCGGCCCGAACGGGGCGGGCAAGACGACGACGTTCAACCTCATCAGCGGCTTCTACGAGCCCGACGGCGGCGTCGTCAGATACGACGGCCGTGACCTGCAGGAGATCATGCGCCCCCACCGCGACGAGACGGTCATCTGGGGCGGAGCCAGCGGCATCACGGCCGGCACACTCGGCGGCATCGTCGGGCTCGGCCCGCTCGGGCTGGGCGCGGCACCCGCCCTCGGCACGACACTCGCCGGGACGGCCCTCGGCGCCGGCGGCTATCTCGCCAAACAGCGGCTGACACAGCGCCGCCCCGGCCACACCAACAGCCGGCCCTACATGCTCGCCCGTGAGGGGCTGGTGCGGACCTTCCAGCTCACGCGCGAACTCGGCGAGATGACGGCACTGGAGAACCTGATGCTCGCGCCCCAGGGGCAGGCGGGCGAGAACCTGGCCAACACCTGGTTCCGGCGCGACGCCGTCCACGAGGAGGAGGCGACGGTGCGTGCCCGCGCCGAGGAGATGCTCGAACTCCTCGAAATCGAGCACGTTCGCGACGAGCCCGCGGGCAACCTCTCCGGCGGCCAGCGCAAACTCCTCGAACTGGGACGGGTGTTGATGCTCGAACCGCGGCTCATCCTGCTCGACGAACCCGTCGCCGGCGTCAACCCGTCGCTCACGAAGAAGCTGATGGCCCGCATCGAACGGCTCCGCGACGAGGGCTATACGTTCTGTATCGTCGAACACGACATGGAGGTCATCATGGAACTCTCCGATACGATCATCGTCATGAACGAGGGGAAGAAACTCGTCGAAGGACAGCCCGAGGAGATTCGAAACGACGACGCGGTCATCGAGGCTTACCTCGGGGTGTAA
- a CDS encoding branched-chain amino acid ABC transporter permease, with product MAAETGLLNAVMTGIVTGSIVALGATGLALVYDIAEVPNFAHGDLLTLGAYAALLVNKPDTVPLFDVLATGPQQVGVAGAAVLFVLSAAGVLGTVYHLGGVPALKGRWWGVDVPDGLALGVHAGLAALVGAGVVLGAPDFGAALLFSFVLLGAIVPLLESLVFRKFREKDVELALMLIVSLAVAFVVRFGIQTIFGGQIRFYSVETTLSFMGGQLDITLAKFFDFFLTNEGLFVSIQETRGGSSVQLLVMQYAWLELAVVAVAAAAVAYAAHRWRRDTAGVVGPRLAATIGGLAVLAVGAAAFWGGANGTVPDASLLSTRIRTSPLRLGIIALALLMMSALHYLLQATTLGKAMRATSDNRRLAMVRGINTRQVMMSVWIISGLFAAIGGVMLGFLFSSITINLGFNLLLAMFAGVILGGISVYGAILGSYVVGLAMEVGIFAIPGLSATYRIPVAFVVLLLVLLVKPEGIVGGS from the coding sequence ATGGCCGCCGAGACGGGTTTATTGAACGCGGTTATGACCGGCATCGTCACGGGGAGCATCGTTGCGCTCGGGGCGACTGGTCTCGCGTTGGTGTACGACATCGCCGAAGTCCCCAACTTCGCCCACGGGGATCTGTTGACACTCGGCGCGTACGCCGCGTTACTGGTCAACAAACCGGATACGGTTCCGCTGTTCGACGTGCTCGCGACTGGCCCCCAGCAGGTCGGCGTCGCCGGCGCCGCCGTCCTGTTCGTGCTCTCGGCCGCCGGCGTCCTCGGCACCGTCTACCACCTCGGCGGCGTTCCGGCGCTGAAAGGACGCTGGTGGGGCGTCGACGTTCCGGACGGCCTCGCCCTCGGCGTCCACGCCGGACTCGCCGCGTTGGTCGGCGCCGGCGTGGTGCTCGGGGCACCCGACTTCGGGGCTGCACTCCTGTTTTCTTTCGTGTTGCTCGGCGCCATCGTCCCGCTGCTCGAATCGCTGGTCTTCCGGAAGTTCCGCGAGAAGGACGTCGAACTCGCCTTGATGCTCATCGTCTCTCTCGCCGTCGCCTTCGTCGTCCGCTTCGGCATCCAGACGATTTTCGGCGGCCAGATTCGGTTTTACTCCGTCGAGACGACCCTCTCTTTCATGGGCGGGCAACTCGACATCACGCTCGCGAAGTTCTTCGACTTCTTTCTCACGAACGAGGGGCTATTCGTCAGCATTCAGGAGACGCGTGGCGGCTCCTCCGTCCAACTACTCGTGATGCAGTACGCGTGGCTGGAACTCGCCGTCGTCGCCGTCGCCGCGGCGGCAGTGGCGTACGCCGCCCACCGCTGGCGGCGGGACACGGCCGGCGTCGTCGGGCCGCGACTCGCCGCCACCATCGGCGGCCTCGCCGTCCTCGCCGTCGGCGCGGCGGCGTTCTGGGGCGGTGCCAACGGCACCGTCCCCGACGCGTCGCTGCTCTCGACTCGAATCCGCACCTCACCGCTGCGTCTCGGCATCATCGCGCTCGCCCTGCTCATGATGTCGGCGCTTCATTACCTGTTACAGGCGACGACGCTCGGGAAGGCGATGCGCGCGACCAGCGACAACCGCCGGCTGGCGATGGTCCGCGGTATCAACACCCGTCAGGTGATGATGTCCGTCTGGATCATCTCCGGCCTCTTCGCCGCCATCGGCGGCGTCATGCTCGGCTTCCTGTTCAGTTCCATCACGATCAACCTCGGATTCAACCTCCTGCTCGCCATGTTCGCCGGCGTCATCCTCGGCGGCATCTCCGTCTACGGCGCCATCCTCGGTAGCTACGTCGTCGGCCTCGCGATGGAGGTGGGTATCTTCGCCATTCCCGGACTCAGCGCCACCTACCGCATCCCGGTGGCGTTCGTCGTCCTCCTGCTCGTCTTACTGGTCAAACCCGAAGGCATCGTGGGGGGGAGCTGA
- a CDS encoding ABC transporter ATP-binding protein gives MALLEARDVVSGYGDAEIIHGVDLDVGSQEIVTIIGPNGAGKSTMMKAIYGLIDCWEGTVTFDGEEITDLRADQVTERGMCYVPQRENIFPTLTVRENLEMGAYIDDPTPADFQAVWDRFPFLEERENMRASAMSGGQQQMLALSSALMIDPDLLLVDEPSAGLAPDLVDDMFDRLVEIRDETETAILMVEQNAKKALSVSDRGYVLDMGENRFEGSGADLLESDEVAELYLGG, from the coding sequence ATGGCACTACTGGAAGCACGCGACGTGGTGTCGGGCTACGGCGATGCGGAGATCATCCACGGCGTCGACCTCGACGTCGGAAGCCAGGAGATCGTCACCATCATCGGGCCGAACGGCGCGGGCAAGTCGACGATGATGAAGGCCATCTACGGCCTCATCGACTGCTGGGAGGGCACCGTCACCTTCGACGGCGAGGAGATAACCGACCTCCGGGCGGACCAGGTGACCGAGCGCGGGATGTGTTACGTGCCACAGCGCGAGAACATCTTCCCGACGCTGACGGTGCGCGAGAACCTCGAAATGGGCGCGTACATCGACGATCCGACGCCCGCCGACTTCCAGGCGGTGTGGGATCGGTTCCCGTTCCTCGAGGAGCGGGAGAACATGCGCGCCAGCGCTATGTCCGGCGGCCAACAGCAGATGCTCGCGCTCTCCTCCGCGCTGATGATCGACCCCGACCTGTTGCTCGTGGACGAACCGAGCGCCGGCCTCGCGCCCGACCTGGTCGACGACATGTTCGATCGTCTGGTCGAGATTCGCGACGAGACCGAGACGGCCATCCTGATGGTCGAACAGAACGCGAAGAAGGCGCTCTCGGTCTCCGACCGGGGGTACGTCCTCGATATGGGTGAAAACCGGTTCGAGGGCTCCGGCGCCGACTTGCTGGAGAGCGACGAAGTCGCCGAACTCTATCTCGGCGGATGA
- a CDS encoding class I SAM-dependent methyltransferase: protein MRGLLDAALADPWTTLDTLLDGPLHPGGRAATERLLDRADVGADTRLLDVGCGAGAGLTLARDRGADAVGLDANPQIDGLGAGPAPIRGEATTLPVCDGAVDVVLAECVLCLTDLPAALSECRRALRGGGRLAVSDVVVDGDGPVVPDAVAEACCLTGARSRADLTAALADADFAVESIHDHHDDLVAMRDRVQDRVDYDTLLGFMGDRGQRVRTAIEELEGALVDERIGYVSVVARAE, encoded by the coding sequence ATGAGGGGGCTTTTGGACGCCGCTCTAGCCGATCCGTGGACGACGCTCGACACCCTGCTCGACGGACCGCTCCATCCGGGCGGGCGGGCGGCCACCGAGCGCCTCCTCGACCGCGCGGACGTGGGGGCTGACACCCGACTGCTCGACGTGGGCTGTGGCGCCGGCGCCGGCCTCACGCTCGCTCGGGACCGTGGCGCCGATGCCGTCGGCCTCGATGCCAACCCGCAGATCGACGGCCTCGGTGCCGGCCCCGCTCCGATCCGCGGCGAGGCGACGACGCTTCCCGTTTGCGACGGCGCCGTCGACGTCGTCCTCGCCGAGTGTGTCCTCTGTCTGACCGATCTGCCGGCGGCGCTCTCCGAGTGCCGGCGCGCCCTCCGCGGGGGCGGGCGGCTCGCAGTGTCCGACGTGGTCGTCGACGGCGATGGTCCCGTCGTCCCCGACGCGGTTGCCGAGGCGTGCTGTCTCACCGGCGCGCGGAGCCGTGCCGACCTGACCGCGGCGCTCGCCGACGCCGACTTCGCGGTCGAATCGATCCACGACCACCACGACGACCTGGTGGCGATGCGTGACCGCGTGCAGGACCGGGTCGACTACGACACGCTCCTCGGCTTCATGGGCGACCGGGGGCAGCGAGTACGGACCGCGATCGAGGAGCTAGAGGGCGCCCTGGTGGATGAGCGCATCGGCTACGTCTCCGTCGTCGCGCGCGCCGAGTAG
- a CDS encoding DUF547 domain-containing protein, translating to MEVREPSASTPATLARELLVACKRGTATEAYASALASLDDADLERVRTDRETALAFWLNCYNAGTQLLLDDRPALYESPLRVVRFFRTPALTVGGTPLSLGRIENGLLRGGRSKYGLGYLPKLHSTSFERRYRLSSLDPRIHFALNCGAASCPAIRAYEPDAVDEQLDLATRTYLDATVTYDADGGVVRVPRVFLWYRGDFGGGAGIRRLLREYGIVPADASPSIRHRAWDWSKTPGKFVA from the coding sequence ATGGAGGTGAGGGAACCGTCGGCGTCGACACCGGCTACCCTCGCCCGGGAACTGTTGGTCGCTTGCAAGCGGGGGACGGCGACCGAGGCGTACGCGTCGGCGCTCGCGTCGCTCGACGACGCCGACCTGGAACGGGTGCGGACGGACCGCGAGACGGCGCTCGCGTTCTGGCTGAACTGTTACAACGCGGGGACGCAGTTGTTGCTCGACGACCGGCCGGCACTGTACGAGAGCCCACTCCGAGTCGTTCGGTTCTTCCGGACGCCGGCGCTCACGGTCGGCGGAACTCCCCTCTCGCTCGGTCGCATCGAGAACGGCCTGCTGCGGGGCGGCCGGTCGAAGTACGGCCTGGGCTATCTCCCGAAGCTCCACAGTACGTCGTTCGAGCGTCGCTACCGGCTGTCATCCCTCGATCCGCGGATTCACTTCGCGTTGAACTGTGGGGCCGCAAGCTGTCCGGCGATTCGAGCGTACGAGCCCGACGCCGTCGACGAGCAACTCGATCTGGCGACGCGGACCTACCTCGACGCCACCGTCACCTACGACGCCGACGGCGGCGTCGTCCGCGTTCCGCGCGTGTTCCTGTGGTACCGCGGCGACTTCGGCGGGGGAGCGGGGATCAGGCGGCTACTCCGGGAGTACGGAATCGTCCCCGCGGACGCGTCGCCGTCGATCCGCCACCGGGCGTGGGACTGGTCGAAGACCCCTGGCAAGTTCGTCGCGTGA
- a CDS encoding branched-chain amino acid ABC transporter permease: MAASDVVISFMLLVSIYGILSLGLNVKYGHTGLLDFGHVGFYLVGAYTAALFVLGPDDPTDFTAYVIGFGDVPVVGTWGVAILAATLLAGLVGGLVALPTIRLREDYLAITVLGVSVIFQRVIQSETWLANGPDALRGYSPPLQSLFPLAMDTTVGPALFGLIITVVWAIATGAFGRLRDGDSRLPLSAVYAVATFGLARLHRRTDGLGSLPAVSALAGLVAGLLSFALLVAVDPLLTLGVLVSLYTWFVALVAVSHHYRHLGWREGAVGVALGTGLLVALLPLPIVESVGLKSALTLGLLGTLVVAYYLAVTRVEWVAAVKLTVVGVGALWFVALWYFLLPILGPLGDGDVAAALNVLFQNVVWVLQFGGDVGIDYAVVFIGDLTTKVDYSRFQLAGFVLFLAGLYYVLELTVRSPFGRVLRAVRNDETVVQSLGKDPFVYKVQTMALGSALGGFAGALWAMYAQGLTFTTFAPRITFITLLIMFLGGVGNNKGMLLGAGIFWAFQQATTQLASYFPPAVRVNIQAFRLVVVGVLFLLVLYYVPEGLLGRDEREVEG, encoded by the coding sequence ATGGCGGCCTCCGACGTCGTCATCTCCTTTATGTTACTGGTGTCGATTTACGGCATTCTCTCGCTCGGCCTGAACGTCAAGTACGGCCACACGGGGCTGCTCGACTTCGGCCACGTCGGGTTCTACCTCGTCGGCGCGTACACGGCGGCGCTGTTCGTGCTCGGCCCCGACGATCCGACCGACTTCACCGCGTACGTCATCGGGTTCGGCGACGTGCCGGTCGTCGGCACGTGGGGCGTCGCCATCCTCGCGGCGACGCTTCTGGCCGGCCTCGTCGGCGGTCTGGTGGCGCTGCCGACGATCAGGTTACGCGAGGACTACCTCGCCATCACCGTCCTCGGGGTGTCGGTCATCTTCCAGCGGGTCATCCAGTCCGAAACCTGGCTGGCCAACGGTCCGGACGCGCTTCGGGGGTACAGCCCGCCGCTCCAGTCGCTGTTCCCCCTGGCGATGGACACGACGGTCGGCCCGGCCTTGTTCGGCCTCATCATCACCGTCGTCTGGGCCATCGCCACCGGCGCGTTCGGGCGGCTCCGCGACGGCGACTCGCGGCTCCCGCTGTCCGCCGTCTACGCCGTGGCCACGTTCGGCTTGGCGCGCCTCCACCGCCGGACCGACGGCCTGGGCTCCCTCCCGGCCGTCAGCGCGCTCGCCGGCCTCGTCGCCGGTTTGCTCTCCTTTGCCCTCCTCGTCGCCGTCGACCCGCTGTTGACGCTCGGCGTCCTCGTCTCCCTCTATACGTGGTTCGTGGCGCTGGTGGCCGTCTCGCATCACTACCGCCACCTCGGGTGGCGCGAGGGGGCCGTCGGCGTCGCGCTCGGGACGGGCCTACTGGTCGCGTTGCTCCCGCTTCCAATCGTCGAGTCCGTCGGCCTCAAAAGCGCCCTGACGCTCGGCCTCCTCGGCACGCTGGTCGTCGCCTACTACCTCGCGGTCACCCGGGTCGAGTGGGTCGCCGCGGTGAAACTCACCGTCGTCGGCGTCGGCGCGCTCTGGTTCGTCGCGCTCTGGTATTTCCTCCTGCCGATTCTGGGGCCGCTCGGCGACGGCGACGTCGCCGCCGCGCTCAACGTCCTCTTCCAGAACGTCGTCTGGGTGCTCCAGTTCGGCGGTGACGTGGGTATCGACTACGCCGTCGTCTTCATCGGTGACCTGACGACCAAGGTCGACTACTCGCGGTTCCAGCTCGCCGGGTTCGTACTCTTTCTGGCCGGGCTCTACTACGTCCTCGAACTCACCGTCCGGTCGCCGTTCGGCCGCGTCCTGCGGGCCGTGCGCAACGACGAGACGGTGGTGCAGTCGCTCGGGAAGGACCCCTTTGTCTACAAGGTCCAGACGATGGCCCTCGGCTCGGCGCTCGGCGGCTTCGCCGGCGCCCTCTGGGCCATGTACGCCCAGGGGCTGACCTTCACCACCTTCGCCCCCCGGATCACTTTCATCACCCTCCTCATCATGTTCCTCGGCGGCGTGGGTAACAACAAGGGGATGCTCCTCGGTGCCGGCATCTTCTGGGCGTTCCAGCAGGCGACGACACAGCTCGCCTCCTACTTCCCGCCCGCAGTGCGTGTCAACATCCAGGCGTTCCGGCTCGTCGTCGTCGGCGTCCTGTTCCTCCTGGTCCTCTACTACGTGCCGGAGGGCCTGCTCGGCCGCGACGAACGGGAGGTGGAGGGATGA
- a CDS encoding peroxiredoxin family protein produces the protein MHEVREFSLPNVGPGPDPFTLDALDADVAFVVLLFQRDYYCTNCRSQVQAVADRIDDFRARDATPVSILPESVERADAWQERYELPYPLLADPDADVSDAYDQPVRFGFLGRFSDFLGRMPEVVILDRRVDPPSIAYVHQGRSTFDRPSVDDLLGELDALREA, from the coding sequence ATGCACGAGGTCCGCGAGTTCTCGCTGCCGAACGTCGGTCCCGGCCCCGATCCGTTCACGCTCGACGCACTCGACGCGGACGTGGCCTTCGTCGTCCTCCTGTTCCAGCGTGATTACTACTGCACCAACTGCCGGAGCCAGGTACAGGCCGTTGCCGATCGGATCGACGACTTCCGTGCCCGCGACGCCACGCCCGTCTCGATTCTCCCCGAGTCGGTCGAACGCGCCGACGCGTGGCAGGAGCGGTACGAGCTTCCCTACCCGTTGCTCGCGGACCCGGACGCCGACGTCTCCGACGCGTACGACCAGCCCGTTCGCTTCGGCTTCCTCGGTCGCTTCAGCGACTTTCTGGGCCGGATGCCCGAGGTGGTGATCCTCGACCGACGGGTCGATCCGCCGTCGATAGCCTACGTCCACCAGGGGCGCTCGACGTTCGATCGGCCGTCGGTCGACGACTTGCTCGGCGAACTCGACGCGCTCCGGGAGGCGTGA
- a CDS encoding ABC transporter substrate-binding protein produces MSERSRRDVLRGLGATGTVGIVSLAGCSQQDGGGGGGDEATPTETSMDGGGGDTATETEGSMDGGEPISLGSIFPITGTNSAYGGGHQRAFNLAVEEINGSGGVLGGRQINPINRDTEGSPSRAAQKFRTMINQEGIVGLVGPYSSGIGTTLAPIARDNRVMEVSNGNTSPALATAGVNESNGVKYYGRTSPNDVQQALVMARVLNQSIQAETVSFLYVDNPYGQGLAEAASQNFDGETLNMVAYSQATSDYTSTLNSVFQGDPDAIGAVMYPGNGRTILQQWNQGGYGGQWVGAEAILSPQLLSDLSDIVEGMYITSPQTANSQTFQENMGGQSNITQFAPHAYDATYLMGFALEKAGEASGTGIARNIRSVSRPNSDSDTQVSVAGFGAGKDAIANGDAIDYDGASGTVDLNENLEPVVPYRILQVQGGEAQMVEEVPLSYFEGKI; encoded by the coding sequence ATGTCAGAACGAAGTCGACGGGACGTACTCAGAGGACTCGGCGCGACAGGTACGGTCGGTATCGTTTCGCTTGCCGGCTGCTCCCAACAGGACGGCGGCGGTGGCGGTGGTGACGAGGCGACGCCCACGGAAACGTCGATGGACGGCGGCGGCGGTGATACGGCCACGGAAACCGAGGGCAGCATGGACGGCGGCGAGCCCATCTCGCTCGGCTCCATCTTCCCGATCACGGGCACGAACAGCGCCTACGGCGGCGGCCACCAGCGGGCGTTCAACCTCGCCGTCGAGGAGATCAACGGAAGCGGCGGCGTCCTCGGCGGACGGCAGATCAACCCAATCAACCGCGACACCGAGGGAAGCCCGTCGCGGGCGGCCCAGAAGTTCCGGACGATGATCAATCAGGAGGGCATCGTCGGTCTCGTTGGACCGTACTCCAGCGGCATCGGGACGACGCTCGCCCCCATCGCCCGCGACAACCGGGTGATGGAGGTGTCCAACGGCAACACCTCGCCCGCGCTGGCGACGGCCGGCGTCAACGAGAGCAACGGCGTGAAATACTACGGCCGGACCTCGCCGAACGACGTCCAGCAGGCACTCGTGATGGCGCGCGTGCTGAACCAGTCGATCCAGGCCGAGACGGTGTCGTTCCTCTACGTCGACAACCCGTACGGGCAGGGACTCGCCGAGGCTGCGAGCCAGAACTTCGACGGCGAGACGCTGAATATGGTGGCGTACTCCCAGGCGACGAGCGACTACACGTCGACGCTCAACTCGGTGTTCCAGGGTGACCCCGACGCCATCGGCGCGGTCATGTACCCCGGCAACGGTCGGACGATCCTCCAACAGTGGAATCAGGGCGGCTACGGCGGCCAGTGGGTCGGCGCCGAAGCCATCCTGTCGCCACAGCTCCTCTCCGACCTCTCGGACATCGTCGAGGGGATGTACATCACGTCGCCCCAGACTGCAAACAGCCAGACGTTCCAGGAGAACATGGGTGGCCAGAGCAACATCACGCAGTTCGCTCCCCACGCCTACGACGCGACGTATCTCATGGGCTTCGCGCTGGAGAAGGCGGGCGAGGCGAGCGGCACCGGCATCGCGCGGAACATCCGGAGCGTCTCGCGGCCCAACAGCGACAGCGACACACAGGTGTCGGTCGCGGGATTCGGGGCCGGCAAGGACGCTATCGCCAACGGCGACGCCATCGACTACGACGGCGCCTCCGGCACGGTCGACCTGAACGAGAACCTCGAACCCGTCGTCCCCTACCGCATCCTGCAGGTTCAGGGCGGCGAGGCCCAGATGGTCGAGGAGGTGCCGCTGTCGTACTTCGAAGGCAAGATCTGA
- a CDS encoding radical SAM protein codes for MAADELGTTTSLCPDCLEPVPGRYEKRSDGVYLTRECADHGVASRQVWGSFDHWEWAGDFGPSPTHDGGDLTVDPDHACLAIVEVTDDCNLSCSFCFASSGPGGEGRSTAEIDALLDTVAEAGGRPIQFSGGEPTVRDDLSELVDHARNRGIDHVEVNTNGIRLATEDGYADTLADAGVTAVYLQFDGLTADTYERIRGVDLVDEKGAAIDACRRADLPVVLVPTVVPGVNDDEMGDIVRFALDNRDVVRSVNFQPVAHFGRYDQHEGRYAIDDATRQLADQIDSLDPRDMLPAPCCSAYCQIGTAFVPRDADVDGDDGAASADTDDFPFVPLTQFVDDHLWDTVSGLVDEVDYMELLAGTAAGQEWACKTAGCCGVDTGGVADLFDEVVPVSFTGFMDADAADVNRLSNCCLAVPTTDGDLVPFCGYNMTTTDGEYALRNRNGWGGRETVDGETPRPDGGDVDCDAPADRTGGDPR; via the coding sequence ATGGCAGCCGACGAACTCGGCACGACGACGAGTCTCTGTCCCGACTGTCTGGAACCCGTGCCGGGTCGGTACGAGAAACGATCCGACGGCGTGTATCTCACGCGGGAGTGTGCCGACCACGGGGTCGCCAGCCGACAGGTCTGGGGCTCGTTCGACCACTGGGAGTGGGCGGGCGACTTCGGCCCCTCTCCCACTCACGACGGCGGCGACCTGACGGTCGACCCCGACCACGCTTGCCTCGCCATCGTCGAGGTGACCGACGACTGTAACCTCTCCTGTTCGTTCTGTTTCGCGAGTTCGGGTCCCGGCGGCGAGGGCCGGTCGACGGCCGAAATCGACGCCCTCCTCGACACCGTGGCCGAGGCCGGCGGGCGCCCGATCCAGTTCTCCGGCGGCGAACCGACGGTCCGGGACGACCTGTCCGAACTCGTCGACCACGCACGGAACCGGGGCATCGACCACGTCGAGGTCAACACGAACGGCATCCGGTTGGCGACCGAGGACGGCTACGCCGACACGCTCGCCGACGCCGGCGTGACGGCCGTCTACCTGCAGTTCGACGGGCTGACGGCCGACACCTACGAGCGAATCCGCGGCGTCGACCTCGTCGACGAGAAGGGCGCCGCCATCGACGCCTGTCGTCGGGCCGACCTCCCGGTCGTCCTCGTCCCCACCGTCGTCCCCGGCGTCAACGACGACGAGATGGGGGATATCGTGCGGTTCGCCCTCGATAACCGTGACGTGGTCCGCTCGGTCAACTTCCAGCCGGTGGCTCACTTCGGCCGCTACGACCAACACGAGGGCCGGTACGCTATCGACGACGCCACCCGACAACTGGCCGACCAGATCGACAGCCTCGACCCCCGAGATATGCTCCCCGCCCCCTGCTGTTCGGCCTACTGTCAGATCGGGACGGCGTTCGTGCCACGGGACGCCGACGTGGACGGCGACGACGGTGCAGCGAGTGCCGACACCGACGACTTCCCTTTCGTCCCCCTCACCCAGTTCGTCGACGACCACCTCTGGGACACCGTCTCCGGGCTGGTCGACGAGGTGGACTACATGGAACTGCTCGCGGGCACCGCCGCCGGCCAGGAGTGGGCCTGTAAGACCGCCGGCTGCTGTGGCGTCGATACGGGTGGCGTCGCCGACCTGTTCGACGAGGTGGTCCCCGTCTCGTTCACGGGATTCATGGACGCCGACGCCGCCGACGTGAACCGCCTGAGCAACTGCTGTCTCGCCGTGCCGACGACCGACGGCGACCTGGTCCCCTTCTGTGGTTACAACATGACGACGACCGACGGCGAGTACGCGCTCCGAAACCGCAACGGGTGGGGCGGACGCGAGACGGTAGATGGCGAGACGCCGCGGCCCGACGGCGGCGACGTCGACTGCGATGCCCCCGCCGATCGGACGGGGGGCGATCCCCGATGA